The Harmonia axyridis chromosome 3, icHarAxyr1.1, whole genome shotgun sequence nucleotide sequence TGGACACTCGGCTTCAACATGAGTATatctataaataaattataattataattttttcacctCTATTATACTCTATAGAATTAGTTAtttgattatttcgaaatatagTTCATCttcaaaatatgattcaaatagaaatattttttaatgaatccaagtttaattttttcattttattgaaaaacagtcAACTGGGCACCAAATTTACAGTGTTACAGATTCGATCTTCCTTATATTTCATGATGTGTGATGAATCATCCAATACAAATCTCCAATCAAAGAAATTCTTAGTAATGCTTTGTCATTTTTTGCCAACCTCAGAGtaacatattttttaatgaGAGGACAAGAGATACTTCAATTTGACAATGAGGGCTACCATCAACTATGGCCCTCCCTGtgtaataacaatttcaagcttcatgcataATATTAGACATTTTGTTCTGTAGTCTCCAAGGGTAAGATAAGGAGATGAATCAATATAACTTAAAAGTTCCTCCCTTCAGGTAACTTTCCTGGAATTTTTTCTGTATTATGTTTTGGACATTGTGATAATCACGCTTTGAAAGATGGTAATTTTCCCACCTAATGACTATGTTTGTAGGAGAATTTTTTAGATTAATGaggtttttattcaaatatattagaCTATAAAACAGATccatagagaaaattcaaaactttttaAATTTCATCTAGAGAACTACATTACAAAATAATTACAATACTTACTCAGCAAGATGTCTTCTTGTTCTGCTTTGTTCAGCTCTAAAGCTCTCAGCAATACAAAACACATCTCCCATAGAAGGTAAACATGTTTCAAGATAAAGTTGCGAACTCTGTGTAAGGTAGGCTTCTTCTctagaaaaatttttcacaaaatttttggaGCATACTTCATCACAATGAAACATACCCAAAATAATCTAACTTGAAGAGAGTAGAACCTCCTTCTACTTGAGTTTGGACAATATGAGGGGGAGTAATTTCAGCATATCCTCTATCCAAGTAATGTTCTCTAAAAAATCAATTGATTCTTCAAGAAATGAATAACTAGTAGAAACTGAAGAGTGCAGGGGAAAAACTTCATTGACTCAAAGAAGATTTagagaaaaatgaataataatatttaccaactaatgaaaaaacaatttacaaAATACATGTTGTATTAGAACCATCAACTATGCAGATTCACAATTTGTGAAAGCATTGTCGGATTTAACTCCTCAAAATCCTTTAGAAACCACTTCAAACAAGATTCACCCCAAGATGTTGATTACAGGGTTTTTCTCCTGGACActtcaaattcataaaaaactaatgtttttttttttaatgttggtGAAGAAAAGAggtaaatgaaatatgaaatagtGATAAAATTCAACTACCTATCAGCAGATAACTttctaattaattaatttatttctgtaACTGTGAACTCAAtataaaatcattaattatttcatgaCCCAAGTTggataatgaaaatttaaagttaCAGGTAACTCAGTGCAATGagttaaattgaattttatatgaatATAATTCACCTAAAACTTTGAAGTAATACAGAACGTATTCTCAACACTTTAGCTGTATTCTCTCCTCGTATCATGATGTGACGATTGTCAGCTTGAACATCAGGTAATGCATGTTCGTTTAAAATGGCATCAGCCCCACCTGCTGGAGCTAAACCAATAAGTTCCCAATAATCTACAACTAATTCATGACCACCTGGAgccttaaaaataatttcatattatcaataatatatttaattcaaatatCTTGTTCAAGACATTGATTTCTTCCAAATTACTTGATAAACAATGGAATTAATCAAATCACACTTGgctttgaaaatttaatcaaatggcaagagtgttttttttttatttacccAAATAGTGACTTACACTTTTGCCCTCTGGAAGTTCTTTAAGAACACCATAGAGAACTATGGATGATTCTGTTGTTAGAATTAATGCATCATATGTTTGAGTCAGTTTATCAGTCAAAATACTCTGAAGAAATCCAGTTCCATCTCTGATAGTTATAAACATCATGCCTTTTCCTTGTCTTCTTATGCGATGAGCCCAACCAAAAATTTTGATACGCTGACCTCTATTATTTTTTcctaaatttagaaaaaaatataatatccaacacaaaattaaaattaagagGATTAGAAATATCCATACATGAAGTCTATTAGGTATAGTTCAAAGAAAGCCCTAAAATTTGATTCTTAATTTTCAAGCTCTCTATAGAATGACATTATGattaaaattatggaaaaacttTCTCATGGCAACTCATTTGATAAATAATATATGCTTATATATGCATACTTTGAAGATGATGCAATAATTGATAATCAATGAAATGtctcgaaaatataatacatagaataaaaagattttgatatttatattcaatataagaagaaaaaataataatgaaacttATTTGATTTCTTACCATAATATGTATATCATCCTATAGTGATAtacattttataataatttcctATGCAAAATGAAcctattatatttaatttgataatGCAATTCTTCAAAATTGGAGAGGAAAATCAATTGACCATAATCAGAAAAATTCACCTTGAgcaatttttattcttttagcTTCGGGAAGTGTTTTATCCTCTTCAATTGTTATTTTCCTagcttcttcaaaatttttttctcttctaaCTGCATCCTCTTCTTCCTTTTTCAATTTATCCTGCTGTTTATAGTTCTCTCTAacccatattttctgaatttttttcaattgagatTTGGCAGCTTCTTCAAATTTAATTCCTTCCTTCTTGCCATCAACATATATAACCGGAAAAGGCTCTTTGCCGGCTTTTTTCATAGCTTGTAATATAGTTTTAAATGGGCTTGCCTCAGACCCATCACCACTTTcatcatttccatatttttcagAAGTGAAGATAGCTGAAAGTTCAAAATAATGTAATAAAACTTTAAACTTAATATAGCAAGAAAAGTACCTGCAAGCGATTCTCCAgccattttaaaaaaaattcggaTAACCTAATTTCACTCGAATAATAAGAGTTTCTATTTAGAGGACAGCACGCGTATTAGTCGAAGACTTCGTAATCTCAACAATATCAAATCCGTCTTGTGGAGTACGTCGATTTGCCACATATGATCGGTTCTGTTTCCTTTTTCTACGAGCGACTAAATCCAAAGTTGCATTCTATGATCTGATTGGCTGTATCGTTCTTATAAGAATAACGTATGGCGGCATTTTTGAACTCTCGTTACCCTTTAACTACCTTTTTAACTTTTGATGAAGGTTAGTCTtcatagatattttgaaaaataaatataatttagcaTTGGAGTATAATCCTGATAAGTTGACAGGgatattgaaaatcattttgcTTCAAAAATATGAACCAAATTGTtagtaaaaaaaatgatattttattgtCCATTTATTTTAAACTTGAGTAAACAGTGTGTATAAGATGAAAATGGGAAGTAACAATgtgaaatttaataattatgATCAAACATATAATCGTCCGTGGTTCGTTTTATATCTTCATTCAACTATAATGACTTCTTCATCTACAGTAGGTATTCTATATTTTGCCAATGTACTTAATATTTGTGGCTATTATTTTTTGTTAAGTTATTACATTTTTCCTTGACTTTTGAAGATTTGGAATCCTGTTTGATCTGAAATAGTactatttcttcaaaattttttatttagttgATGTTTTTTTACCGAGGCTTTTCTACAAAAAGAGTATGTTTATACATTATAACATTTTTATCACAAAATCACTGCAGGTACAGGAATACATTGAATAACATATTACACATGCAATTACAGCAGGTTTAATTCGAtagttttcaataaatttccttatTGCCACATAGATTAGGTAGGTACTTAAACTGAATATCTATTTTCAAAATCTTTAtccaaattaataataaaattatcttTCATGTATCATCGCAGCTGTGTGTCCGACATGGATATTTCTGGTGAGTCTATACCGAGTATTATTATCTATTTGCATTTGATATGCATTATGCTTTGAAATTTTACCTGCTCATTTTTCTCTCATATTTAGGAGCATGTTCAAAATTTTGTCTAATCTTTCTAAAATTTCTTTGCCACCTAAGTAAacatattttattattgaattaattctACACCGTTTCCTAAAACAACATGCCCacttttcataatttctttCAGCAAATATATATCTacattaaatttttgaaaatttgtattattattatttttgacttATCCTATGCATTTTGTATGTCTTAAgggatcaataaataataaatataggtattattatttgattcaaAACAAATTCTAGCCTTCTATTTATCgcatagaaatatttttattatatttctatggttcATCTCTTaaccaaaaccatagaaaattaagtAGATCACGAAAAAATTAGTCAATATTCTGCAAAACCGACGGTGTTGAATTTGGAgattattcttttgaaaaataaatacttttattcctgaaattataacattcattcaaatataaatcATCTTAAACTTATTAATTTTGCATGCTAAGGTCAAACTCAATGAAGAGGAAGAACAATTGTTCTGACACATGAACCCAAAACCTAACCTATTAAAATAGTTTgaacatttattattttattattctgcaGTTCGTCGATTTTTATAAAGTGTTCTTATATGATAGCCACAactcaataattcaaaatgcatTTATCAGAAGACAACAAGAAAATAagtattccaaaaattgaatcattGGTAGTGCGGGAAAATGATTTTATTAAAAACTTTTTCGCTTCAATATGCATGCCTTCAAGAAATGGTAAGTactgaaattttatatgttacatggaaatataataaattaatgCATTATTTCAGAGGATGGTGAAGAAAATTCTCCTAATGTACAGAGAAAACAAGTAGATAATATGAATGACAAGACTAGAGCAAACACTTTAACAGAATTGCAGGAACGTTTAAGTGCAATGAAAGGTGTAAGTAAATTGAGCTATAAggacaaaatgttgaaaaaagggatgcagaataaaatgaaaaagaaaattagaaataaagaaagaaaaatgaagCAAACACTTGTTGATACTAGCAAGGTGAAAACCGAAGAGGTAAAAcaggaaattaatgaaaaagtagCTAAACCAGTGTTTAACAGTGAAGGTAAAATGGTGTTTtccaaatttgatttttctgatataggaaagaaagaaaaaaagaaaggaCCCACTGATCCTAAAAAATTACTACAAAACTtggaaaaacaaaaagaaaaaattgatagttTGAAAGAAAGTGGTGATGTAGACAAAGCTAGtgaattaaaagaaaaatcgaTTTGGAAAAATGCTTTGGCTAAAGCTAGTGGTGAAAAGGTTAAAGATGATCccacattattgaaaaaaagtatCAAAAGAAGAGAACAGCAGCATAAATCCAGTAAGAAGAAATGGGAGGCCAGGCAAGAAGCTGTCGAAAAAGGCCAGGAAGATAGACAGAAAAAGAGACAAGATAATATTgacaaaaggaaaaaaactaaaaagatcaataaattgaaaaaggCTTCAAAGAAGGGTAAAGTCATTCCTGGATTTTAGTGAAGAAGTTCTGTACATTATAGGTCTTTCATCTTTTCATCAGTTTTGTTAAAACTTGTCTTGTTTGTtgcttgaaaaaaaatgtatattgatAAATTAAAATGTGAAAATAGTTGATGAATTAGAGTTTGCTTTTCCTTTTTCATAACATATTAATAGtggttcttttttttaattgatatttttatttacttcactataaaaagaaaattgtatTCTTTATTAATGTCCCCGTTTATTATTTTACAATCTTTATTTTTATGGTTCATACTGGGTGATTAGTATCTAAGTATAAAAGTTATATGACAGGTGTGTTTAAACCAATCTATTAAggatggaaataacaaaatcTGTTAAAGATCTTATAGAGACTGTTTTGCTATAAAATACCATTCAGTTTCCTTACAATTTTCATACAGTTTCTATGCACTGACTTGGATATGTTGCAGATTCCATGATTGGTATaccaaaaatttgaatttttagttgctaaatctaaaaaaattaaagaaatataaaaagaatCAGTGGCGTACCTTTTTCTCAATATTATTGGCTATGATGCTCCACTGGACCTAATAATCCAATCTGGTTAGTGCGATATAAGCATCTTATTACTTCAAATATGTGACCAAATCGGTTTAAGAATAATTATAGTAATtttcattacttttttttttatttcaggaacGAGGGTTACCCCCTCGGTGTTGATCTATATATCAGAAAGACTAGCTTCGACTGATTACAGCATAAAATTATTAGATACACATGACGAGTGACCTTCAAGATAATAACATTTGAGTGCCATTGAATCTTCAATGATTCAAAATGTAAGACCACAAATAGAATTAAAATACAAAACATCAATAATCTGGTTGAAAGATAACTTCAGTACCTACCAGAGGTTCAAGTGATAAGATTGAGatgtttcaaataatttcaattaagaTGGTCCACGGAACTTACCAATTGAGTAATAAAAACCGGAAAGATAAGTCAGTTATATAGGGGTAACTTCGAACATATATTCGTAGGAACTGTTTTAAAATGACCTGATGGATTTCCATCTACAGTCTTTTAATTTAATTTCCACCGAATTTCCCATTCATCATGCATATATTAAATAATGTTTCATACCAGTAAACTGAATGCAGTGGATTTCATTGTCTCCCAATACAATAAGCACGTCGTTACTATTCTGAAACTCATCCAAAGAATCGGACAGGTtgttaaaaaatttcatatcctCTGGTAACTTCACATCAGTATCTGAGGAGTCTCTTTTAATTTTCTCTTTGATATCTCCCATTTGCTATTGCTCTTTTACTCTCTGGTTTCTTTCTTTAATTCATATTCCCCTtgttatataatatatttttttttcgttttgtttttctctaactttttttttctcattttttctatttcttgaATTCTTTCTATCCCTGGTGGGCTAGTTTGCTAGTATGAATTCTTGATTTACCAAGCCGAGACTATCCATTTACTTTTCTAGGAGCCTAACATAGTGGACACTTCGTCAATTTAAGAATGGTGATTATACTGTTAGACTAAAATAATTGTTTGGTTTTATGGATCACTGATCCCTCGCCAAATGGTTTTCCAGGATTTGAAAGCATAAAGTTATTTAAGGAAGCTTTTCACCTGGTTTTGAATGGATCATAAATTCCCCTATCAAGTGGTTGTATCTTGTGGGTTAGTGGGTACAATGTGGTAAAACAGTACCACTTTATTGAGAATATTATATGCCCTCGAGTTATTCGTGGTTATACAGCAATAAAAAAATCGGAATTGTATTAAAGCAACACAGGGtttttctgttgaaaacctgttgaaaaaaatgatttcatctCCAAGCCTATTGCTCCAAGAACTGAACCATACATAAATTGATCTTTCAAACGCATTCTTAGGAATACATATGCTGGAGGAATTGTATTTCCCACAGCAGAAACTGACCCACTCTTATTGTTTCCTTTTCATCAATAACTTTAGGGGCCGGAAGAACTTTAGCAACTCTAGTTTCATCAGTGTTCCTAGCGCGATTTtgagaataattaaatttttacctGTGCATCAGCATAATTCTCGAAAAACTAAGTAACATAAGCATTGTTGAAAACTGCTGCTCGTGCAGTGCTGGTATTTTCTGGCCTGCGGTAAGATGGACTTGGGTGACGACCCACGAATGATCGCAACCATATTATTTTCGTACCATCGGAAGATCGGAACCGCTTGAAATACAAACTCAATTGTGCTACGGCAAAGTCACCATGCTCCGCTATGTAGGCGGAAGGTGTATTTAGCAGGGATCACTGAGTGTGAAACTGATGATTTCATCAGTGATCTCtggatgaaacaccgcaatcctCTAAGAGACCACCCATCTCTGAGGACGCCTCGCCAAAATCAATAGAATTTCTTGATGATATTGGAAGTTCTTTTGATTTCTAGGTATCTGCTGTAACAGTTGAAATTTACTATGGTTCTCAATGCCATATATTCTGATTTTCACGTGCCCGACAAGAAACAGTCGGGAAGTGTTAGATCaggagatcttggtggccaagcTACATGACCATCACGCTCAATCCATACTTTTAAAGTGTTCGGTGAAGTGATTTCTAATAGTGGTCCTATCGTGTTGGAACCACATACTTTTTCGGGCAACATTTCCCATTAAATTAGTAATAATATTTTGCAAGAAATTCAAATACACCTCATCCTATAATCTATCTCAAGAAATTTTAGGTCCTATTAAGTGGAAATTATAAATTCCATACTACATATTTATCGAGATctaatattgagatttttttggagtAATTGCATaaagtttttattcatttcaaatatgtGAAATTCGGTAATTGTACCTAAATGCCATCTCGAGTGAATTGCTTCTGATCCGTGAATACAATTTAAGAAATTGTTCTCCTGCGAGATAAAAACACAGAGCAATGTTATTCTGTCAAAGCAAAGGAGGCAAAATGTTACCTAGTTCAGAACtgatttttaaattcaaaatatcttaaTTCATTTGGTCAATTTTGTACGGTTCGTTGTAAAACACCTGCACATACTAAACTATGCATTTAAtaagaaaaatttaatattcaaaggGAAATTTGAAACAGAAAGTTTAAATCATTATTTATATCCCTCAATTGTCGAGTGTTACTCGTATTGTGTGGTGAAAAATAATAGTTTGAGCTCATTTTATTATTACCTCTTGATTGGTGTTTTgatttaataatattttataattgaaatttgttataATTTGTTCTGCGATGATCATTGCTATAGATTTCTAGGCCTTCGAATGAACGGATCAAATTCGTGTATCTAAATAGAAAATGATGACATTACATTCtgcaaaatgtattttttcgtTTGATTTCTTTTTATAATCCACCGAAAggaatttgtgaaattttttgtcGATTATAGGTTGTGCAatggtttgaaatattttttaatgagatTTTGGACAGAATGCGATATTCATTTTCCTTAGAAAGTAGAAGGAAGAAACAAGTTCCTTTTGATATGTCCTTGGTGTCGCGGTATGATTGAATCATCACAGACATAATTCTTCATGGGAGAAAGTGCTCAAATAAAGAGTTTGCATATCTCTGAAGTAAGCGACCTGACCTGTTGCGTATTTCTTGGTAAATGTTACATCTGACATTCCCCACTACATCACCTGATCGCCGGCTACTCTAATTTATCGAATTCCTAAGGAACTGGAACAAGATCACTAAGGAAACTGAGTTTTACCTAAGTGTCTTTCAGTAGGTACCTACTTATAAAATTAACGAAAATGTTATGTTTTTATTGGGTTCCTACAATTTCATCATTATCTATCTACTTGAATGCACCTCAAGAGGAGAATATTTTCATAAGCAAAAACTCTCCAAATTCAcacaatgatttattatttactcTCACATTCTGTcaacaaattaataatttaaacaATCTGACAACGTCCTTGGAGACCTCCAAACTtgtatttaaatatatatttatggtATCCAAGAGCGTACTTGGCACATGAATGAAGGAGTGCTAAAAATTCCTTACTTCATGCCAAAATAATCAcctaattttttcgatattctgctgaattttctttggttcggacggaaaaatctattttatttcttattgcTTTGgagtgaaattatttttttgttatttattttattattcttctattttttttttctcaggaaACCGGAGGTGTGGTAAAAAATTTAAactcattcaaatatttttcgcaGATGTTGTCCATTTTGATATTGGATTTAGAGGCATgtttttgtcacaaatttctCCTTAGATATAAGTAAAGAGGACATAAatctcaattttatttatttttcactaATAGTAAGTAAATACTTACTATTCGATTCgtctttggaaaaaaaattgacaggtATACACGTCAACTCTTGCTCTCCGTCTtggcgagaattctgaaatgttatattttggAAGTCTTGTAGAGGGGGAGAGGGAATTATTACCTCTAGTACCTCCACTATATCTAGGCCCTTGTATGGAGGATTCTAAATGTTTGTTActgagaataataaatattactttcatttttgatgattaACATGAATGTAGGTATTTTTCGAATTCACAGTTGAAAACTAGAGCCCAATCAATCTGATTTAggtaattttttgatatttcaacaTCGAATACCTATTTAAAGGAAATGGAAATCCATTTctggaataataaaatattaagttaggcaagaataacaatgaattgGTAAAAATTATCACCTGCTCTCTCCGGTTGTTGTGTAAATACTCTGCGATTTCTACTTTTCTATATTTAAGATTACACATTCTTCTgacaatgaataaatgatataattttataaGATACTTATATGGATAATAAAATCTGTTCATTATGCGAAGACTAATAAAGTCAGATTTTGAAACCGACATTGAACGAAAAGAACTGAATATCCTATATTTAACCTTCTTCATTAAAAGAAATGAACGAAGACAACTTGGAGCATCCGTTCATTCGTGCGCTTATTGCGCCTGGGAAACTGGGGAACTGTACTTAAATAGGGTTTCATGCCTATATGTTATTTATTATGTAATCGTGTCAGTTAGTTGAACTTTTCACTCAATAAATCTCGGGCCTAAGCactaaaaacacatttttttcttaaaaaattcGACGTGATACATGCACTCCAACGCTCCTGTAACCTTTCAATACCTCTTctgaagaaaaatcatttttacctTGACTAGAGCCAACCGAGGAGCCAACTTTCTTTcactggagcattcttttgaggtctgcaaaaagccagtaatcactgggagccagatctggagagTAAGCTGGCTGGTgaagcagttggaagcgcaatttgACAATGGTTTTAATCGATTTGTGACTATAGGACGTTGTCTTATAggaagaaaattattttctttagcATTTGAGGATGGTTTTCTTGATTCATGCACTCAAtcaatccaataacgttatgcaatattcactgttgatggttttatCTTTGTCAAGATTTTCAATTGAGATTTCAATTATTAAGCCATGCACATACCAACATatggatgccataaccttgccactTGATGATTGAGATTTTGGTTGCATTGGACGACTTTCACCGACTGCTCTCCACTTTGCTGATGCTCTGTAGTGAAGAATCTATTGTCACTTATCGATGCACGAAAAACTGTTAATTATCGTAGAACGGTTGGGTTTATGTCTAAGCGGTGCTGTTCTTCCTAGATTTGCGCAGAGCTAGAGCCTTCGACATCATCTCTCGGGCTAACAAGAAGCCATTACAGAATATTGGCATTTAGAATCATTCCATGAATTTCCATGTTCCTGATATTTTTCTCAGTTGAATTCTTGATTTTGTGcttttataaattataaattttgttcTCGAGTTTGAAGGATATCGACCTATTTTTCATAACAAATTGCATAGTTTCCGAGCTCTGGACGGATTTTTTAAGTTCATTTTTTGGATTTTAcaaatttaacaatttcaaaggtTTAGGTTGTAGTGACTCCGTCTGctcgagaggtggcgttatagGTGTCGGGCCACACACTAGTGCGACCCGTCGGGTTTATGAGGGgcgccgcgttgcagcagagtcacctcttcaCGATAGTGTGTCTGGGTCAGAGATCGCTCAACGAAGATAgccaactgaagagtccaccagtgTTATCGGGATGAAACACCGTAACACCTAGAAAGGAAGTGCACCTACGACATTTGGCTCGAGAAAAACTCGCCACAAGGTATTATTTATTACAAATAATatcatcaaaatataaatatatactaATATCATCTCAGTTCAGAACTTTTTTCGGAAATTATAAGAGATATGCATTTCGcactaaattatttttttcatacttATTGAGATATTTTTCTATAGAAAGAGTAATTAACCATAATGGCTAAAATATGTAGTGTGTTTTTATGATTACATATCTTCCATTAGACAGGAAACAATAATAAACGATTCTGTAAAATTTCTATGTTATTcataattccaattctaaattTGTTGCTTGGGACACAATGATTTAACCTATTTACTATAAGAAGATTACCaaacatattttgaaatatctactcACCTACTGTTCAGGTATGTCAAATAAACTAGGATAAACAATTGACGATTCAAGCCGTTAATGTGGCGATTTCACTGATATCTTCAGTTTGCGTGACTGTTTTATTAAGTGGTTAACTTTGTTTTTGATTGCCTGAAA carries:
- the LOC123676309 gene encoding asparagine--tRNA ligase, cytoplasmic, which gives rise to MAGESLAAIFTSEKYGNDESGDGSEASPFKTILQAMKKAGKEPFPVIYVDGKKEGIKFEEAAKSQLKKIQKIWVRENYKQQDKLKKEEEDAVRREKNFEEARKITIEEDKTLPEAKRIKIAQGKNNRGQRIKIFGWAHRIRRQGKGMMFITIRDGTGFLQSILTDKLTQTYDALILTTESSIVLYGVLKELPEGKSAPGGHELVVDYWELIGLAPAGGADAILNEHALPDVQADNRHIMIRGENTAKVLRIRSVLLQSFREHYLDRGYAEITPPHIVQTQVEGGSTLFKLDYFGEEAYLTQSSQLYLETCLPSMGDVFCIAESFRAEQSRTRRHLAEYTHVEAECPFITFDDLLDRLEDLICDVVDRVLKSPYADIVHELNPNFKVPERPFLRMNYSDAIEYLKKNNITKPDGTFYEFGEDIPEMPERKMTDQINKPIMLCRFPANIKSFYMSKCPEDRRLTESVDVLLPNVGEIVGGSMRIYNLEELLEGYKQEGIDPAPYYWYTDQRTYGTCPHGGYGLGLERFVCWLLNRYHIREVCLYPRYLNHCKP
- the LOC123676311 gene encoding surfeit locus protein 6 homolog; amino-acid sequence: MHLSEDNKKISIPKIESLVVRENDFIKNFFASICMPSRNEDGEENSPNVQRKQVDNMNDKTRANTLTELQERLSAMKGVSKLSYKDKMLKKGMQNKMKKKIRNKERKMKQTLVDTSKVKTEEVKQEINEKVAKPVFNSEGKMVFSKFDFSDIGKKEKKKGPTDPKKLLQNLEKQKEKIDSLKESGDVDKASELKEKSIWKNALAKASGEKVKDDPTLLKKSIKRREQQHKSSKKKWEARQEAVEKGQEDRQKKRQDNIDKRKKTKKINKLKKASKKGKVIPGF